The Sulfuricurvum sp. sequence ATGGTTCAATAACGATCTTTGGAATCTTTTACCTGCTGATAAAAAAGTCAACAATCAAAAGCGAGACAAAATACCATCACCAAAGCTCATAGAAAAGCGTGCAGATACCATTATCGATTATTGGAAACGATATGAGCAAAAATGGCATCATCGATTTAATAATGAAATGGATGTTTCACTGCTCAATAGCGATCATGAAGAAAAATCGTACGATTTGGCTATTGCTTCACTAATTCAAAAAGCTGGTTATTTGATTTACGATCGGGGATTTCAAGCATGGGAGTAGTGCGATGAACTTTGTTGAGTACACACAAGAGGTGATTGATGCCATCTGTGATCTGGAAGGGTGTACACAAGAGAGAGCTGAAGCTTTGATCCAAGATCAGCACGTCCAACTGCGTCAAGGCCATCAATACCGTCTTAGCCCCTCTATCATTGCAGGCTCTATTTTAGGGATCAATGATTGCTGCATCTCGGCATATCCAATCAAATCCTAAGGCGCCGTTTTGCAGAACCGCTACACGGGTGATATCGGCGATTTTGGCAAGTTTCTCCTTCTCAAACATCTCTTCCCCAATGCTCCTATTGCCACCATTTGGTACATATACCCCGATGAATCGCACAACACCGATGGCTCGCATACGGTAGATGAGAGTAATATCAAGGTATATCAGCACTGCTCTGCCATTGATTCAGCCATGAGTGAACTCTTCAATGCCATTCATTGTGAGCCTAGCCGTCATGTAGGTCTATTTGAAATGTATCCGGTTTTACCCAACGCGCACTATTTCAAAGAAACGGTTGTAGGGGACGGGGAATATTACCGTCAAGTGTGGCTCAAACGGGCCATGTGCTTTATCGAACAAACCCAAAGTAGCATTGTTTGCCTCGACCCGGACAATGGAATAGAGCCTGCATCTATGGCTAAACTCACAAAAAGCAAACAAGGCAAGTATGCTACCTATGGAGAGATAGAAACATTCTTTGAAATTGGATGTGTCGATCATGTAGTGATCTATCAGCACTTTCATCGGCAAGGCGCTCATGAAACTCAGATGCAAGAAGCTAAAACAAAATTTGAAACACTTTATGAGGGCAGGGCGGTCGTTACCATTATTCGCCATAATCCGGTTCAAGCTCGGTTTTACATCATCCTCTCGAAATATCAACCCCCGCTGGAGCAAATACAATCACTGGAACATCTTATGTATGGCACCAGAGCATTTTTTAGTCACCTCTAAAGCGTAAATCAATAATATTCAGCTCTCTTATAGGGTAAAACCGCTTTAAGCCTTAGAGGTGTGTTATTATTGCTCTAAATGAGATAACCATAAGAGAGTGTTCTCTCCGTAATGGCAGCTTTCGTCGCACACTCATAATATCCAACATGAGTAGCAGAGCGATAGAAGATGGCGTACTGATCATACATAGTTCCTAGATCAATTGCTTCTTCAAATGTGACTCCATAGATGCAATAGCTCTCTTCGCTGTGATCGTCCAAATACCCTAACGCTTCATCAAAGAGATAACCTCTCTCTAAAAGGGTTTCAAACAGCTGTTCATTACGCACAGTATTCTCTTCTGCACTCA is a genomic window containing:
- a CDS encoding DUF3293 domain-containing protein: MKAIYDQTHFRITHNGDVIDFTIDTLPVSPPLNQSFAILTAWNPNNIALSAEENTVRNEQLFETLLERGYLFDEALGYLDDHSEESYCIYGVTFEEAIDLGTMYDQYAIFYRSATHVGYYECATKAAITERTLSYGYLI